A DNA window from Candidatus Protochlamydia naegleriophila contains the following coding sequences:
- a CDS encoding translocation/assembly module TamB domain-containing protein, whose protein sequence is MTILRTLLKFILALVLIVVLLWLVALGALHTKIGQKWALKQTVHYFERQTQTRIHADDIDFIFPLGLSIQGLSLTDGGEEMLTIQQLDFSCAYWLLLEGRFVCSSLHAKGIHVIKLPSNEQASTSEAPSKPLKILENALIPFYVKFENILFRDIELSPAVINRLALPAQIAEKANQSLFSLKGSVSNNPFRNTISSQLLIRITDKTEQTPPILFGIDLYDRQLALSTHYNHLSYPIKIGDEPTIIDATMALFAAAPLNIWQEALENGMQGDNSIEGQFKIIANLPDTPSSLATLLGNEVVLKGKYAWKADNRLHVWNTQLKSHGINLKGSAVIDSSYNIHDGLFEGNLQNLSYLSPFIQRDLEGPLALQGEISGPLMTPTMTLQGSSAAIRIQNHLFKQVSSTLIAAFQADHLEGILNLSLNYKDNPCHLLTAFKSSPGWIQFSDLELNALHSRIQGSLQLNSSNSILEGYLEAYSRNFNEFTAFLPFPIYGEGEAKIHLKPISGQRGIRQGGICDLSGYALRWSDLYAEQLTGQIVIEPSDSGKDIYHLTSKIDAQNIRWADKQMASLSLTSTHEADLINFSLNDLSAKVFAKEVKWPQGKAQEAAVDVYLADPLKSLQGELRFSIQKIKTPVAVFDHLQGQTTINPSDKFWPFTLQGQGQWKDQWTAQTEGFWHIGKDSRELILTHLNGSFGPYPLMLLKDLTLVQESDKIQVSDLLVRWGEAELAAEFLMERQTVSFHFNTNEISTEILHSIAPDLPLTGKASFNGYLEGLIQQPTGELKVHLHNMQITEDIFTQKPLIQGEIDFSIHESGIELQSTLNGIGNTPVIAYGTLPFTASLSPPGLNVSQITPFSLNLEAEGKIDPYMHLLYNDSTNLTGDVKIALNLSGQINAPRIQGSIDLYNGAYESLSSGSTFHNIQAHLEGDGSKIVLKNLSAENTKSGSITASGVIDVDKNKDFPFDLQIHPSHIFIMESDYANISASGPLRLIGTRKKAKLQGNLAVDTAVIDMEGALPKQIKSVEVKYINLKEGEQLPQHLEAPSTLSSVEFDIKLQFPGKVLIEGKHLTSEWKGAIAITGTPTDPLLNGDLRVMRGEYNFNGKVFNLTQGSIHFAGSPGKKTSIYVVASKEIDRIKADIIVKGPTNKLVVSFRSNPPLSQREILSYILFNRGISDITPDQGDQLSQSFISLNESEQTSSSDDFLTRIRNNIGIDRLDITSNDSENKDLALQVGKYITEGVFVSINKSISDIGNRLAIEAKIHKNLKAQAEVEIGGDAQGKVSLKWKKDY, encoded by the coding sequence TGGGCGCTCAAGCAAACCGTTCATTATTTCGAAAGACAGACTCAAACGCGCATTCATGCTGATGATATTGATTTTATTTTCCCTTTAGGCCTTAGCATTCAAGGGCTTTCGCTCACTGATGGCGGGGAAGAGATGCTGACTATTCAACAATTAGACTTCTCTTGCGCCTATTGGCTTTTGCTCGAAGGACGATTTGTCTGCTCATCTCTCCACGCAAAAGGCATTCACGTCATCAAACTTCCCTCAAACGAACAGGCAAGCACAAGTGAGGCGCCGTCTAAGCCCCTCAAAATACTCGAAAATGCCTTGATCCCGTTTTATGTCAAGTTTGAGAACATTCTCTTTAGAGACATTGAACTAAGCCCAGCCGTCATAAATAGACTCGCCTTGCCAGCTCAAATCGCTGAGAAAGCCAATCAATCGCTTTTCAGTTTGAAGGGGTCCGTTAGCAACAACCCTTTTAGAAATACCATTTCTTCCCAGCTGCTTATTCGAATCACTGATAAAACCGAGCAGACTCCTCCAATCTTATTCGGAATCGATTTATACGATCGCCAACTGGCTTTATCTACGCATTACAACCACCTATCATATCCTATCAAAATCGGCGACGAACCAACTATTATCGACGCAACCATGGCTCTGTTTGCAGCGGCTCCCTTAAACATTTGGCAAGAGGCTTTAGAAAATGGGATGCAGGGAGACAATTCTATCGAGGGACAATTCAAAATCATAGCCAATCTGCCAGACACGCCCTCATCCCTTGCAACGCTGCTTGGAAATGAAGTTGTACTCAAAGGAAAGTATGCATGGAAAGCAGATAATCGCCTCCATGTATGGAACACCCAATTGAAAAGCCATGGGATAAATTTGAAGGGCAGTGCGGTCATTGACAGCAGCTACAACATCCACGATGGACTGTTTGAAGGGAATTTACAAAACCTATCTTATTTATCTCCCTTTATCCAAAGAGATTTGGAAGGCCCCCTTGCTCTTCAAGGAGAAATTTCCGGCCCATTAATGACTCCGACAATGACCTTGCAAGGATCCAGCGCTGCTATAAGAATTCAAAACCATCTCTTTAAACAGGTCAGTTCCACCTTGATTGCAGCTTTTCAAGCAGATCATTTAGAAGGAATCTTAAATCTTTCTCTTAATTATAAAGACAACCCCTGCCATCTGCTGACAGCTTTTAAATCGAGCCCTGGATGGATCCAATTTTCAGATTTAGAGCTTAATGCTCTACATTCTCGGATTCAAGGCTCGCTGCAACTTAATTCAAGCAACTCGATACTAGAAGGTTATTTAGAAGCTTATTCGAGAAATTTCAATGAATTTACGGCTTTTCTTCCCTTCCCCATTTATGGCGAGGGGGAGGCTAAAATTCACTTGAAACCCATTTCCGGCCAAAGAGGAATAAGGCAAGGGGGCATTTGCGACCTATCGGGTTATGCATTGCGTTGGAGCGATTTATATGCGGAACAGCTGACAGGCCAAATTGTGATTGAACCATCTGACAGCGGAAAGGACATTTATCATCTAACCTCTAAGATTGATGCCCAAAATATTCGATGGGCTGATAAGCAAATGGCTTCCCTTTCTTTAACATCTACTCATGAAGCCGATTTAATCAATTTCTCTCTAAACGATCTATCAGCAAAAGTTTTTGCCAAGGAAGTTAAATGGCCCCAAGGCAAGGCCCAAGAAGCCGCTGTAGACGTTTATCTAGCCGATCCTTTGAAGAGCCTGCAAGGAGAGTTAAGGTTTTCAATTCAAAAAATTAAAACACCCGTTGCTGTATTTGACCATCTCCAAGGTCAGACAACCATTAATCCATCTGACAAGTTTTGGCCGTTCACTCTGCAAGGCCAGGGACAGTGGAAAGATCAATGGACTGCACAAACTGAGGGCTTCTGGCATATTGGAAAAGATTCACGCGAACTGATCCTCACTCATTTAAATGGATCATTTGGCCCGTATCCGCTAATGCTCTTAAAGGATTTAACGCTTGTCCAAGAATCAGATAAAATCCAAGTCTCGGACTTATTAGTTAGGTGGGGTGAGGCAGAGCTTGCAGCCGAATTTTTAATGGAAAGGCAAACAGTTTCTTTTCATTTTAATACCAATGAAATATCCACAGAAATTCTCCACTCTATCGCCCCAGATCTCCCACTGACAGGAAAAGCTTCTTTCAATGGCTACCTGGAAGGTCTCATTCAACAACCGACTGGTGAATTAAAGGTTCATCTGCACAACATGCAAATCACCGAGGACATTTTTACCCAGAAACCATTGATTCAAGGAGAAATTGACTTCAGCATTCACGAATCTGGAATCGAACTGCAAAGCACCTTGAATGGTATCGGTAATACTCCTGTGATTGCCTACGGAACACTGCCGTTTACAGCGAGCCTGTCCCCCCCTGGTCTAAATGTCAGTCAAATTACCCCCTTCTCCTTGAATTTAGAAGCCGAGGGCAAGATCGATCCTTACATGCATCTTCTGTACAACGATAGCACAAATCTTACAGGCGATGTGAAAATCGCTTTGAATTTGAGTGGCCAGATTAATGCTCCGCGCATTCAAGGTTCTATTGATCTTTATAACGGAGCCTATGAGAGCCTGAGCTCTGGGAGTACTTTTCACAATATTCAAGCACATTTAGAGGGAGATGGCTCAAAAATAGTTCTTAAAAATTTATCTGCTGAAAACACCAAAAGCGGCTCTATTACAGCCTCTGGGGTCATTGATGTGGATAAAAATAAAGACTTTCCATTCGATCTTCAAATCCATCCCTCGCACATTTTTATTATGGAATCAGACTATGCCAATATTTCGGCAAGCGGGCCTTTAAGGCTAATTGGAACGCGTAAAAAAGCTAAATTGCAAGGGAATCTGGCAGTAGACACTGCTGTTATTGACATGGAAGGCGCTTTGCCCAAGCAAATTAAATCCGTTGAAGTAAAATATATCAATTTGAAAGAAGGAGAGCAACTTCCACAGCATTTGGAAGCCCCTTCAACCCTATCTTCAGTCGAATTTGACATCAAGCTTCAATTTCCTGGTAAAGTTCTGATCGAAGGCAAACACCTGACATCGGAATGGAAAGGAGCCATCGCCATTACAGGAACTCCAACAGATCCGTTATTAAACGGCGATTTGAGAGTCATGCGTGGAGAGTATAATTTTAACGGAAAAGTGTTTAATCTGACTCAAGGAAGCATCCATTTCGCAGGATCTCCCGGCAAAAAAACAAGCATCTACGTCGTTGCCAGCAAAGAAATTGACCGTATCAAAGCCGATATCATCGTCAAAGGCCCTACGAATAAACTTGTCGTTAGCTTTAGATCGAATCCACCTCTCTCTCAAAGGGAAATCTTATCTTACATTCTTTTTAATCGGGGGATTTCAGATATCACGCCCGATCAAGGCGATCAGTTGAGCCAATCTTTTATTTCACTAAATGAAAGTGAACAAACATCCAGCAGCGATGACTTTTTAACGCGCATCCGCAATAACATTGGAATAGACCGTCTAGACATTACCTCCAATGACAGCGAAAATAAAGACCTTGCGCTGCAGGTTGGCAAGTACATCACTGAAGGTGTTTTTGTATCCATCAATAAAAGCATCAGTGATATCGGCAACCGCCTAGCGATTGAAGCCAAAATTCACAAGAATTTAAAGGCGCAAGCCGAAGTTGAAATTGGAGGCGATGCACAAGGTAAGGTTTCATTAAAATGGAAAAAGGACTATTAA